The Hemicordylus capensis ecotype Gifberg chromosome 6, rHemCap1.1.pri, whole genome shotgun sequence genome window below encodes:
- the LOC128329071 gene encoding rhomboid-related protein 4-like: MVPWATLGLVALNVALFFFPIQPPRAACLSVQTVWVQGQWQRILLAPFHHLSFSHLLLNMATLFWLGRGMEVEVGSLRTGTVLTSLALLGGVLHLALNKVLEAATGHPWYREHCAVGFSGVLFSLEAMGRHVELVPVATLATGGIITTTRWLCLLEWLALAVVHPRSSITGHLSGILAGLALSALLFLLELP, encoded by the exons ATGGTGCCCTGGGCCACGCTGGGCCTGGTGGCCCTGAATGTGGctcttttcttcttccccatCCAGCCcccgagggctgcctgcctgagtGTGCAGACAGTATGGGTTCAGGGCCAGTGGCAGCGAATCCTCCTGGCCCCCTTCCACCACCTCAGCTTCAGCCACTTGCTGCTGAACATGGCCACCCTCTTCTGGCTGGGCAGGGGGatggaggtggaagtgggctcCCTGCGGACCGGCACCGTGCTCACCTCCCTGGCGCTGCTGGGCGGAGTCCTGCACCTGGCACTCAACAAGGTCCTGGAGGCAGCCACGGGACACCCCTGGTACCGAGAACACTgcgctgtgggcttctcag GGGTCCTCTTCTCCCTGGAAGCCATGGGCAGGCATGTGGAACTTGTCCCCGTCGCCACGCTGGCCACTGGCGGCATCATCACCACGACCAGGTGGCTCTGCCTCCTGGAATGGTTGGCCCTTGCTGTCGTTCATCCCAG GAGCTCCATCACCGGCCATCTCTCCGGGATCCTGGCCGGGCTGGCCCTTTCGgcgctcctcttcctcctggagCTCCCGTGA
- the AGFG2 gene encoding arf-GAP domain and FG repeat-containing protein 2 isoform X1 codes for MEPGRCLHFYCSLDLFLSASQGCKTVALQLFLDYSSHNPQPQWPIARDDGSCRPTSAEGPQFDIPALKSLGVLASNQRLMGCFSLIPPHPHPLLPNCSRGLNPPHRVKSISMTTFTESEVQFLQSRGNEACRKIWLGSFDSRTSLLPDAQDPQKVKEFLQEKYEKKRWYISPEQAKGLASLASQSSAAEVKTLLGDSGPLSAAAKPIQSSEKSQPPAPQPAKKASMDLLADIGGDPFAAPQPGPAFAAFPAFGGQVPAHAAFTGFDAFGGSPAASAFGDTLASSHSPFQSHPMAAGGTHVGSFHASPASQPGVGIPDMGGAFRVGGVPSSVFGALSQSPVLPPPSPAAAFGACTNPFATPAVAKAPLPSTNPFQTNGLAPGTFVVGSPGSFSASPLAGVFASPPLQQPLFPPQAMLGQQQNGGSPFSGFHSSKAGQRPLGQPAGISTNPFVTPLAAVPALPFALAKHPPTNPFL; via the exons ATGGAACCTGGGAGGTGTCTGCATTTCTATTGCTCTCTAGACCTTTTCCTTTCCGCTAGCCAGGGATGtaaaactgtggccctccagctgtttttggactacagctcccataatccccagccacagtggccaatagccagggatgatgggagttgtaggccaacatctgcagaaggcccacagtttgacatccctgcgcTAAAGAGTCTAGGTGTCTTGGCATCTAATCAGCGGCTAATGGGATGCTTTTCTCTCATTCCTCCCCACCCGCATCCCCTACTACCCAATTGCAGCCGTGGCCTGAACCCCCCTCACCGGGTCAAATCCATCTCCATGACAACCTTCACGGAGAGTGAGGTGCAGTTTCTCCAGTCCCGTGGGAATGAG GCCTGTCGGAAGATCTGGTTGGGCTCCTTTGACTCGCGGACCTCTCTGCTGCCAGATGCCCAGGACCCTCAGAAGGTGAAGGAGTTTCTGCAGGAGAAATACGAGAAGAAGAGATG GTACATCTCACCAGAGCAAGCCAAAGGCCTGGCCTCTCTGGCCTCCCAGAGCTCCGCCGCAGAGGTGAAGACGTTGCTGGGGGACTCGGGGCCGTTGTCTGCAGCAGCCAAGCCCATCCAG TCTTCAGAGAAGTCCCAGCCGCCAGCCCCTCAGCCAGCCAAGAAAGCCAGCATGGACCTTCTAGCCGACATTGGGGGAGACCCCTTCGCTGCCCCCCAGCCCGGACCTGCCTTTGCCGCCTTCCCTGCCTTTGGGG GCCAGGTGCCAGCCCATGCCGCCTTCACCGGTTTTGATGCCTTTGGCGGAAGCCCTGCAGCGTCGGCATTTGGGGACACACTGGCCTCCAGCCATAGCCCTTTCCAGAGCCATCCCATGGCTGCAG gtgGGACCCACGTGGGCAGTTTCCATGcctcccctgccagccagccaggggtGGGCATTCCAGACATGGGTGGGGCCTTCAGAGTGGGAGGAGTCCCAAGCAG TGTCTTTGGGGCCCTGAGCCAGTCGCCTGTTCTGCCTCCGCCAAGCCCAGCCGCAGCCTTTGGGG CCTGCACCAACCCCTTCGCCACGCCGGCTGTCGCCAAGGCCCCGCTGCCTTCCACCAACCCCTTCCAGACCAATGGCTTGGCCCCAG GCACCTTTGTGGTGGGGTCTCCCGGCAGCTTCTCGGCCTCTCCGCTCGCCGGCGTCTTTGCTTCCCCCCCACTGCAGCAGCCGCTCTTCCCTCCACAAGCCATGCTGGGTCAGCAGCAGAACGGTG GGTCCCCTTTCAGTGGATTCCACTCAAGCAAGGCGGGGCAGAGGCCCCTTGGACAGCCAGCCGGCATCTCCACCAACCCGTTTGTG accCCGCTGGCCGCAGTGCCTGCTCTCCCCTTTGCCCTGGCGAAACACCCGCCCACCAACCCCTTCTTATAG
- the AGFG2 gene encoding arf-GAP domain and FG repeat-containing protein 2 isoform X2 gives MAAAGSVSRKPGSPRDSEAEVWSRRVRELISSEPASRLCFECGQRGVTYVDITIGSFVCTGCSGALRGLNPPHRVKSISMTTFTESEVQFLQSRGNEACRKIWLGSFDSRTSLLPDAQDPQKVKEFLQEKYEKKRWYISPEQAKGLASLASQSSAAEVKTLLGDSGPLSAAAKPIQSSEKSQPPAPQPAKKASMDLLADIGGDPFAAPQPGPAFAAFPAFGGQVPAHAAFTGFDAFGGSPAASAFGDTLASSHSPFQSHPMAAGGTHVGSFHASPASQPGVGIPDMGGAFRVGGVPSSVFGALSQSPVLPPPSPAAAFGACTNPFATPAVAKAPLPSTNPFQTNGLAPGTFVVGSPGSFSASPLAGVFASPPLQQPLFPPQAMLGQQQNGGSPFSGFHSSKAGQRPLGQPAGISTNPFVTPLAAVPALPFALAKHPPTNPFL, from the exons ATGGCGGCGGCCGGGTCCGTGTCGAGGAAGCCGGGCTCCCCGCGGGACTCGGAGGCGGAGGTCTGGTCCCGCCGCGTCAGGGAACTCATCAGCTCGGAGCCCGCCAGCCGGCTCTGCTTCGAGTGCGGCCAGCGCGGCGTCACCTACGTGGACATCACCATCGGCAGCTTCGTCTGCACCGGCTGCTCCGGGGCGCT CCGTGGCCTGAACCCCCCTCACCGGGTCAAATCCATCTCCATGACAACCTTCACGGAGAGTGAGGTGCAGTTTCTCCAGTCCCGTGGGAATGAG GCCTGTCGGAAGATCTGGTTGGGCTCCTTTGACTCGCGGACCTCTCTGCTGCCAGATGCCCAGGACCCTCAGAAGGTGAAGGAGTTTCTGCAGGAGAAATACGAGAAGAAGAGATG GTACATCTCACCAGAGCAAGCCAAAGGCCTGGCCTCTCTGGCCTCCCAGAGCTCCGCCGCAGAGGTGAAGACGTTGCTGGGGGACTCGGGGCCGTTGTCTGCAGCAGCCAAGCCCATCCAG TCTTCAGAGAAGTCCCAGCCGCCAGCCCCTCAGCCAGCCAAGAAAGCCAGCATGGACCTTCTAGCCGACATTGGGGGAGACCCCTTCGCTGCCCCCCAGCCCGGACCTGCCTTTGCCGCCTTCCCTGCCTTTGGGG GCCAGGTGCCAGCCCATGCCGCCTTCACCGGTTTTGATGCCTTTGGCGGAAGCCCTGCAGCGTCGGCATTTGGGGACACACTGGCCTCCAGCCATAGCCCTTTCCAGAGCCATCCCATGGCTGCAG gtgGGACCCACGTGGGCAGTTTCCATGcctcccctgccagccagccaggggtGGGCATTCCAGACATGGGTGGGGCCTTCAGAGTGGGAGGAGTCCCAAGCAG TGTCTTTGGGGCCCTGAGCCAGTCGCCTGTTCTGCCTCCGCCAAGCCCAGCCGCAGCCTTTGGGG CCTGCACCAACCCCTTCGCCACGCCGGCTGTCGCCAAGGCCCCGCTGCCTTCCACCAACCCCTTCCAGACCAATGGCTTGGCCCCAG GCACCTTTGTGGTGGGGTCTCCCGGCAGCTTCTCGGCCTCTCCGCTCGCCGGCGTCTTTGCTTCCCCCCCACTGCAGCAGCCGCTCTTCCCTCCACAAGCCATGCTGGGTCAGCAGCAGAACGGTG GGTCCCCTTTCAGTGGATTCCACTCAAGCAAGGCGGGGCAGAGGCCCCTTGGACAGCCAGCCGGCATCTCCACCAACCCGTTTGTG accCCGCTGGCCGCAGTGCCTGCTCTCCCCTTTGCCCTGGCGAAACACCCGCCCACCAACCCCTTCTTATAG
- the AGFG2 gene encoding arf-GAP domain and FG repeat-containing protein 2 isoform X3 has product MEPGRCLHFYCSLDLFLSASQGCKTVALQLFLDYSSHNPQPQWPIARDDGSCRPTSAEGPQFDIPALKSLGVLASNQRLMGCFSLIPPHPHPLLPNCSRGLNPPHRVKSISMTTFTESEVQFLQSRGNEACRKIWLGSFDSRTSLLPDAQDPQKVKEFLQEKYEKKRWYISPEQAKGLASLASQSSAAEVKTLLGDSGPLSAAAKPIQSSEKSQPPAPQPAKKASMDLLADIGGDPFAAPQPGPAFAAFPAFGGGTHVGSFHASPASQPGVGIPDMGGAFRVGGVPSSVFGALSQSPVLPPPSPAAAFGACTNPFATPAVAKAPLPSTNPFQTNGLAPGTFVVGSPGSFSASPLAGVFASPPLQQPLFPPQAMLGQQQNGGSPFSGFHSSKAGQRPLGQPAGISTNPFVTPLAAVPALPFALAKHPPTNPFL; this is encoded by the exons ATGGAACCTGGGAGGTGTCTGCATTTCTATTGCTCTCTAGACCTTTTCCTTTCCGCTAGCCAGGGATGtaaaactgtggccctccagctgtttttggactacagctcccataatccccagccacagtggccaatagccagggatgatgggagttgtaggccaacatctgcagaaggcccacagtttgacatccctgcgcTAAAGAGTCTAGGTGTCTTGGCATCTAATCAGCGGCTAATGGGATGCTTTTCTCTCATTCCTCCCCACCCGCATCCCCTACTACCCAATTGCAGCCGTGGCCTGAACCCCCCTCACCGGGTCAAATCCATCTCCATGACAACCTTCACGGAGAGTGAGGTGCAGTTTCTCCAGTCCCGTGGGAATGAG GCCTGTCGGAAGATCTGGTTGGGCTCCTTTGACTCGCGGACCTCTCTGCTGCCAGATGCCCAGGACCCTCAGAAGGTGAAGGAGTTTCTGCAGGAGAAATACGAGAAGAAGAGATG GTACATCTCACCAGAGCAAGCCAAAGGCCTGGCCTCTCTGGCCTCCCAGAGCTCCGCCGCAGAGGTGAAGACGTTGCTGGGGGACTCGGGGCCGTTGTCTGCAGCAGCCAAGCCCATCCAG TCTTCAGAGAAGTCCCAGCCGCCAGCCCCTCAGCCAGCCAAGAAAGCCAGCATGGACCTTCTAGCCGACATTGGGGGAGACCCCTTCGCTGCCCCCCAGCCCGGACCTGCCTTTGCCGCCTTCCCTGCCTTTGGGG gtgGGACCCACGTGGGCAGTTTCCATGcctcccctgccagccagccaggggtGGGCATTCCAGACATGGGTGGGGCCTTCAGAGTGGGAGGAGTCCCAAGCAG TGTCTTTGGGGCCCTGAGCCAGTCGCCTGTTCTGCCTCCGCCAAGCCCAGCCGCAGCCTTTGGGG CCTGCACCAACCCCTTCGCCACGCCGGCTGTCGCCAAGGCCCCGCTGCCTTCCACCAACCCCTTCCAGACCAATGGCTTGGCCCCAG GCACCTTTGTGGTGGGGTCTCCCGGCAGCTTCTCGGCCTCTCCGCTCGCCGGCGTCTTTGCTTCCCCCCCACTGCAGCAGCCGCTCTTCCCTCCACAAGCCATGCTGGGTCAGCAGCAGAACGGTG GGTCCCCTTTCAGTGGATTCCACTCAAGCAAGGCGGGGCAGAGGCCCCTTGGACAGCCAGCCGGCATCTCCACCAACCCGTTTGTG accCCGCTGGCCGCAGTGCCTGCTCTCCCCTTTGCCCTGGCGAAACACCCGCCCACCAACCCCTTCTTATAG
- the AGFG2 gene encoding arf-GAP domain and FG repeat-containing protein 2 isoform X4, giving the protein MRHEGTPQVSRGLNPPHRVKSISMTTFTESEVQFLQSRGNEACRKIWLGSFDSRTSLLPDAQDPQKVKEFLQEKYEKKRWYISPEQAKGLASLASQSSAAEVKTLLGDSGPLSAAAKPIQSSEKSQPPAPQPAKKASMDLLADIGGDPFAAPQPGPAFAAFPAFGGQVPAHAAFTGFDAFGGSPAASAFGDTLASSHSPFQSHPMAAGGTHVGSFHASPASQPGVGIPDMGGAFRVGGVPSSVFGALSQSPVLPPPSPAAAFGACTNPFATPAVAKAPLPSTNPFQTNGLAPGTFVVGSPGSFSASPLAGVFASPPLQQPLFPPQAMLGQQQNGGSPFSGFHSSKAGQRPLGQPAGISTNPFVTPLAAVPALPFALAKHPPTNPFL; this is encoded by the exons ATGCGCCACGAAGGAACTCCGCAAGTGAG CCGTGGCCTGAACCCCCCTCACCGGGTCAAATCCATCTCCATGACAACCTTCACGGAGAGTGAGGTGCAGTTTCTCCAGTCCCGTGGGAATGAG GCCTGTCGGAAGATCTGGTTGGGCTCCTTTGACTCGCGGACCTCTCTGCTGCCAGATGCCCAGGACCCTCAGAAGGTGAAGGAGTTTCTGCAGGAGAAATACGAGAAGAAGAGATG GTACATCTCACCAGAGCAAGCCAAAGGCCTGGCCTCTCTGGCCTCCCAGAGCTCCGCCGCAGAGGTGAAGACGTTGCTGGGGGACTCGGGGCCGTTGTCTGCAGCAGCCAAGCCCATCCAG TCTTCAGAGAAGTCCCAGCCGCCAGCCCCTCAGCCAGCCAAGAAAGCCAGCATGGACCTTCTAGCCGACATTGGGGGAGACCCCTTCGCTGCCCCCCAGCCCGGACCTGCCTTTGCCGCCTTCCCTGCCTTTGGGG GCCAGGTGCCAGCCCATGCCGCCTTCACCGGTTTTGATGCCTTTGGCGGAAGCCCTGCAGCGTCGGCATTTGGGGACACACTGGCCTCCAGCCATAGCCCTTTCCAGAGCCATCCCATGGCTGCAG gtgGGACCCACGTGGGCAGTTTCCATGcctcccctgccagccagccaggggtGGGCATTCCAGACATGGGTGGGGCCTTCAGAGTGGGAGGAGTCCCAAGCAG TGTCTTTGGGGCCCTGAGCCAGTCGCCTGTTCTGCCTCCGCCAAGCCCAGCCGCAGCCTTTGGGG CCTGCACCAACCCCTTCGCCACGCCGGCTGTCGCCAAGGCCCCGCTGCCTTCCACCAACCCCTTCCAGACCAATGGCTTGGCCCCAG GCACCTTTGTGGTGGGGTCTCCCGGCAGCTTCTCGGCCTCTCCGCTCGCCGGCGTCTTTGCTTCCCCCCCACTGCAGCAGCCGCTCTTCCCTCCACAAGCCATGCTGGGTCAGCAGCAGAACGGTG GGTCCCCTTTCAGTGGATTCCACTCAAGCAAGGCGGGGCAGAGGCCCCTTGGACAGCCAGCCGGCATCTCCACCAACCCGTTTGTG accCCGCTGGCCGCAGTGCCTGCTCTCCCCTTTGCCCTGGCGAAACACCCGCCCACCAACCCCTTCTTATAG
- the AGFG2 gene encoding arf-GAP domain and FG repeat-containing protein 2 isoform X5, producing MTTFTESEVQFLQSRGNEACRKIWLGSFDSRTSLLPDAQDPQKVKEFLQEKYEKKRWYISPEQAKGLASLASQSSAAEVKTLLGDSGPLSAAAKPIQSSEKSQPPAPQPAKKASMDLLADIGGDPFAAPQPGPAFAAFPAFGGQVPAHAAFTGFDAFGGSPAASAFGDTLASSHSPFQSHPMAAGGTHVGSFHASPASQPGVGIPDMGGAFRVGGVPSSVFGALSQSPVLPPPSPAAAFGACTNPFATPAVAKAPLPSTNPFQTNGLAPGTFVVGSPGSFSASPLAGVFASPPLQQPLFPPQAMLGQQQNGGSPFSGFHSSKAGQRPLGQPAGISTNPFVTPLAAVPALPFALAKHPPTNPFL from the exons ATGACAACCTTCACGGAGAGTGAGGTGCAGTTTCTCCAGTCCCGTGGGAATGAG GCCTGTCGGAAGATCTGGTTGGGCTCCTTTGACTCGCGGACCTCTCTGCTGCCAGATGCCCAGGACCCTCAGAAGGTGAAGGAGTTTCTGCAGGAGAAATACGAGAAGAAGAGATG GTACATCTCACCAGAGCAAGCCAAAGGCCTGGCCTCTCTGGCCTCCCAGAGCTCCGCCGCAGAGGTGAAGACGTTGCTGGGGGACTCGGGGCCGTTGTCTGCAGCAGCCAAGCCCATCCAG TCTTCAGAGAAGTCCCAGCCGCCAGCCCCTCAGCCAGCCAAGAAAGCCAGCATGGACCTTCTAGCCGACATTGGGGGAGACCCCTTCGCTGCCCCCCAGCCCGGACCTGCCTTTGCCGCCTTCCCTGCCTTTGGGG GCCAGGTGCCAGCCCATGCCGCCTTCACCGGTTTTGATGCCTTTGGCGGAAGCCCTGCAGCGTCGGCATTTGGGGACACACTGGCCTCCAGCCATAGCCCTTTCCAGAGCCATCCCATGGCTGCAG gtgGGACCCACGTGGGCAGTTTCCATGcctcccctgccagccagccaggggtGGGCATTCCAGACATGGGTGGGGCCTTCAGAGTGGGAGGAGTCCCAAGCAG TGTCTTTGGGGCCCTGAGCCAGTCGCCTGTTCTGCCTCCGCCAAGCCCAGCCGCAGCCTTTGGGG CCTGCACCAACCCCTTCGCCACGCCGGCTGTCGCCAAGGCCCCGCTGCCTTCCACCAACCCCTTCCAGACCAATGGCTTGGCCCCAG GCACCTTTGTGGTGGGGTCTCCCGGCAGCTTCTCGGCCTCTCCGCTCGCCGGCGTCTTTGCTTCCCCCCCACTGCAGCAGCCGCTCTTCCCTCCACAAGCCATGCTGGGTCAGCAGCAGAACGGTG GGTCCCCTTTCAGTGGATTCCACTCAAGCAAGGCGGGGCAGAGGCCCCTTGGACAGCCAGCCGGCATCTCCACCAACCCGTTTGTG accCCGCTGGCCGCAGTGCCTGCTCTCCCCTTTGCCCTGGCGAAACACCCGCCCACCAACCCCTTCTTATAG